Genomic segment of Bdellovibrio bacteriovorus:
ACGGCCTCCATTCGCTCCACCCCGTTTATCAGTTCCACGGAAGGACGAAGCTGCCGCCCACGCGGTTGCGATCAAGCGAGAATTGCTCAGGCCCGATGAAAGAATTTTTTCTTTCAAGGATTTGATATCTGATTCATCAACGAGTTTGTGATCCACATCAGGAATCGGATCTTGCCACAACTGTGGGGGCGGAACCCAGGGTCCCCAATAACGCGAACGCGGACCCATATCACGATGAAGAAGCTTAAACCATGCTTTCGCAAATGCGTCTGCGAACTCCGCCGGATTTTGATGATAGCGTTTTGAAATCTTATCGTAGTCTGGATCCATCTTAAGGGCTAAGTCGCTTGTTAGCATTGTCGGTGAATGACGTACTTTGGGATCATGCGGATCAGGCACTGTGTCTTTGGCTTCTTTATTTTTAGGCTTCCACTGATGCGCCCCTGCCGGGCTCTTAGTTAATTCCCAATCATAATTATAAAGATGATTAAAGAAATCATGAGACCACTTCGTGGGTTGGGTCGTCCACATGCCTTCAAGGCCGCTTGTGATTGCGTGCGGGCCTTTACCGGTTTTATAGGAATTCTTCCACCCTAAACCTTGCGCATGGAAAGGGCATCCCTCTGGTTCTGGCCCGACATGATCGGGTTTCGCGGCTCCGTGAGTTTTTCCGAAAGTGTGCCCACCTGCAATCAGAGCCACCGTCTCTTCATCATTCATCGCCATACGCGCGAAGGTTTCTCTGATATCGCGTGCCGAGGATTTGGGATCGGGTTTTCCATTAGGTCCTTCGGGATTCACGTAAATTAATCCCATTTGGACAGCCCCAAAAGGTGCGGCTAACTCGCGATCTCCGCTATAACGTTCATCCCCAAGCCAGCTGTCTTCAGGTCCCCAGAAAACTTCAACTGGTTCCCACACGTCTTCGCGACCAAAAGCAAAGCCGAAGGTTTTAAAACCCATCGATTCTAAAGCGCAGTTCCCCGCAAAAACCAAAAGATCAGCCCAGGAAACCTTGCGACCGTATTTTTTCTTAATCGGCCATAGCAGACGACGGGCTTTATCTAAGTTCGCATTGTCAGGCCAACTATTCAATGGAGCAAAACGTTGGGCTCCATCGCCACCACCACCACGACCATCTTCGATACGGTAAGTTCCCGCTGCGTGCCAGCTCATGCGGATGAATAAAGGGCCATAGTGCCCAAAGTCCGCAGGCCACCACTCTTGAGAGTTCGTCATCAGTTGAATGACGTCTTGTTTTAATGCATCCACATCTAACTTTTTAAACTCTTCAGAATACTTGAAAGTATTTTCCATCGGATTAGCACGCGGCGAATGCTGATGAAGAACGGAAAGATCTAATTGATTCGGCCACCAATCACGATTGTTTCTAGGACGAGCCGTCTTCTTTGGCTGCGGTGGAGATATGGCGGGATTTTCACTTTCACTGCGTGGTTCAGACATGAGCGACTCCTTTGAATGTCCTCCACGTTTTCAAAAGTTTTTTAAATTGGAAAGGCTTTAGTATCAGAAGCCTGCGAACATTGTGTTTACACATGTCCGCAAGTAAATGATCATGTTTTTACCAGTATTGTTCCGCAGGACGAATTTCAATCGCTCCACCAAGACGAGCCGCGGGAATTCTAGAAGCTACGGCTACTGCGGCTTCGATATTATCCGCCTCTAAAATACAGTATCCACCGACGCCTTCAGGCATGTATGTTCCAGTTTTTATTTCTAGCTTGCCGTTGCGAACTTGCACCGTTTTCGCAACATTCGGAAGCCCCAGCGGGAGACCCGATACAAGGCCGGCAGTTTTATTAAAC
This window contains:
- the katG gene encoding catalase/peroxidase HPI; this translates as MSEPRSESENPAISPPQPKKTARPRNNRDWWPNQLDLSVLHQHSPRANPMENTFKYSEEFKKLDVDALKQDVIQLMTNSQEWWPADFGHYGPLFIRMSWHAAGTYRIEDGRGGGGDGAQRFAPLNSWPDNANLDKARRLLWPIKKKYGRKVSWADLLVFAGNCALESMGFKTFGFAFGREDVWEPVEVFWGPEDSWLGDERYSGDRELAAPFGAVQMGLIYVNPEGPNGKPDPKSSARDIRETFARMAMNDEETVALIAGGHTFGKTHGAAKPDHVGPEPEGCPFHAQGLGWKNSYKTGKGPHAITSGLEGMWTTQPTKWSHDFFNHLYNYDWELTKSPAGAHQWKPKNKEAKDTVPDPHDPKVRHSPTMLTSDLALKMDPDYDKISKRYHQNPAEFADAFAKAWFKLLHRDMGPRSRYWGPWVPPPQLWQDPIPDVDHKLVDESDIKSLKEKILSSGLSNSRLIATAWAAASSFRGTDKRGGANGGRVRLSPQKTWEVNEPAELSKALQTLEKIQTSFNSSQSSGKKISMADLIVLGGCAAIEDAARKAGHNTTVPFLPGRMDASQDQTDEHSFAVLEPKADGFRNYVRDGSKLSPETLLLDRANLLNLTAPEMTVLLGGLRALDINHKGSRHGVLTDRPGTLSNDFFTNLLDMNIEWSEPSKAGIYEGKDKSGKTKWTATAVDLVFGAHSQLRALSEVYAADDAKEKFVRDFVSAWHKVMNLDRYDLPRA
- a CDS encoding YciI family protein, whose product is MKFVLLIYQGYSPLPGTKEWNALSNEEQKAIYADYAEFNKTAGLVSGLPLGLPNVAKTVQVRNGKLEIKTGTYMPEGVGGYCILEADNIEAAVAVASRIPAARLGGAIEIRPAEQYW